The following coding sequences lie in one Acidimicrobiia bacterium genomic window:
- a CDS encoding SDR family oxidoreductase, translating into MRLDGKIALITGSASGIGRQTALLFAREGARIAAVDLSSDANEETAALVRQAGGDVLTLRADVSKAADCQEMVAKTESHFGKLDVMFNNAGVMLSEDGDAVSTDEQIWDLTMAINVKGVFFGCKYGIPALRRAGGGSNINTASFVALVGAATPQLAYTASKGAVLSMTRELAVIHARENIRVNALCPGPLRTELLMKFLDTDEKRNRRLVHVPMGRFGEAEEMAKAVLYLASDDSSYVTGTEFMVDGGLTAAYVTPE; encoded by the coding sequence ATGCGTCTCGACGGCAAGATTGCATTAATAACGGGATCAGCGTCCGGGATCGGGCGTCAAACCGCACTTCTCTTTGCTCGTGAAGGAGCCCGAATCGCGGCCGTCGACCTCAGTTCGGACGCCAACGAGGAAACGGCCGCCCTGGTTAGGCAGGCTGGCGGCGACGTTCTGACTTTGCGAGCTGATGTCTCGAAAGCTGCCGACTGCCAGGAGATGGTCGCCAAGACGGAATCGCATTTCGGGAAACTGGACGTGATGTTCAACAACGCCGGCGTGATGCTGTCCGAAGATGGCGACGCGGTTTCCACCGATGAACAGATCTGGGATCTGACCATGGCGATAAACGTCAAAGGTGTGTTCTTCGGATGCAAATACGGAATTCCGGCGTTGCGGCGAGCCGGCGGCGGGTCGAACATCAACACGGCTTCCTTCGTTGCCCTGGTTGGGGCGGCCACCCCCCAACTCGCCTACACCGCATCGAAAGGTGCCGTTCTATCGATGACTCGGGAACTGGCCGTTATTCATGCCAGGGAAAACATTCGGGTCAACGCACTGTGTCCCGGACCGTTACGAACCGAACTGCTCATGAAGTTTCTCGACACCGACGAGAAGCGGAATCGGCGCCTCGTGCACGTCCCGATGGGTCGGTTCGGCGAAGCCGAGGAGATGGCCAAAGCCGTGCTCTACCTGGCATCGGACGACTCATCGTATGTGACCGGTACTGAGTTCATGGTCGACGGTGGCTTGACAGCTGCCTATGTCACTCCGGAGTGA
- a CDS encoding glutamine synthetase produces the protein MAIKGMLTLDELRTEVEDGTIDTVVVAFTDHYGRQLGKRFDPDFFLSDGAEHGTHACDYLLTVDMEMEPVPGYEYASWELGYGDFHLVPDMSTLRRAAWADRTAIVVCDVVDDATHSNVKVAPRSILRVQLDRLAGMGLTVMAASELEFFLFRDSYRKAHRKGYSSLKAGGWYIDDYHLLQGFRIEDYVGAARRHLRDSGIPVENSKGEWGRGQHELNVRFTEALEMADRHVVFKECLKETAENLGVSVTFMAKPDSAEAGSSCHIHLSLWDKDGNAFVGDQDLGAGLEASDTFRWFLGGWMAHVRELMVCYAPTVNSYKRYQDGSWAPTRIAWAKDNRTAGFRVVGSGPSLRIECRIPGADVNPYLAYAAALASGLDGIENRIEPPPVFQGDVYAAVELPRIQHTLREAVDDFKTSSFARRAFGDEVVDHYSHFFEVEQSAYDAAVTDWERSRYFERI, from the coding sequence ATGGCCATAAAGGGAATGCTTACTCTCGACGAACTTCGGACTGAGGTCGAAGACGGGACCATCGACACCGTTGTCGTGGCTTTTACCGACCATTACGGACGGCAGTTGGGGAAGCGTTTTGACCCCGATTTCTTCCTAAGTGACGGTGCCGAACACGGTACGCACGCTTGTGACTACCTGTTGACGGTCGATATGGAGATGGAGCCAGTCCCCGGGTACGAGTACGCCAGTTGGGAGCTGGGATACGGAGATTTTCATCTGGTTCCTGACATGTCGACGTTGCGACGTGCCGCTTGGGCGGACCGCACGGCCATTGTCGTATGTGATGTTGTAGATGACGCCACCCATTCGAATGTGAAGGTGGCTCCGCGCAGCATATTGCGAGTCCAGCTTGATCGATTGGCCGGGATGGGTCTCACCGTCATGGCCGCTTCGGAACTTGAATTCTTCCTGTTCAGGGACTCGTACCGGAAAGCCCACCGGAAGGGATACAGTTCGTTGAAGGCGGGCGGTTGGTACATCGATGACTATCACCTGTTACAGGGATTTCGGATTGAGGATTACGTCGGCGCAGCTCGTCGTCACCTTCGGGATTCGGGTATCCCCGTCGAGAACTCGAAGGGTGAATGGGGCCGCGGTCAGCATGAGTTGAACGTTCGATTCACAGAAGCGCTGGAAATGGCGGACCGTCATGTGGTCTTCAAGGAATGTTTGAAGGAAACGGCCGAGAACCTGGGGGTAAGCGTCACGTTCATGGCCAAGCCCGATTCGGCCGAGGCGGGCAGCAGCTGTCATATTCATCTCAGTCTGTGGGACAAAGACGGCAATGCGTTTGTTGGTGACCAGGACCTGGGCGCCGGCCTCGAGGCCTCGGACACATTTCGCTGGTTCCTGGGTGGTTGGATGGCTCATGTACGTGAGTTGATGGTGTGTTACGCCCCAACCGTCAATTCCTATAAGCGGTATCAGGACGGGTCATGGGCGCCGACGAGGATCGCCTGGGCCAAAGACAACCGCACCGCCGGGTTCCGGGTAGTCGGGTCCGGACCGAGTCTTCGCATCGAATGCCGAATCCCGGGAGCCGATGTCAATCCCTATCTTGCGTACGCAGCCGCCTTGGCCAGCGGCCTCGATGGCATCGAAAACCGGATCGAACCACCGCCGGTATTTCAAGGGGACGTCTATGCGGCTGTTGAGCTTCCGCGAATCCAGCACACCTTGCGCGAAGCGGTCGACGATTTCAAGACCAGTTCCTTCGCCCGGCGAGCCTTCGGAGATGAGGTGGTGGATCACTACAGCCATTTCTTCGAGGTGGAGCAGTCGGCATATGATGCTGCGGTCACCGACTGGGAACGGTCCCGCTACTTCGAGAGGATTTGA